Part of the Wolbachia endosymbiont of Diaphorina citri genome is shown below.
ACTCCTCTTTCTTTAAACCCAACAATCGTTATATAAGTAAAAACCACCATTGATAAAGCGAAGGTAACTATCACATGACTTGTAACTGTGAAACTATAAGGAAGAACACCAACTAAATTACACGATAAAATGAAAATAAATACTGTAAATATCAAAGGAATGTGCTCCAAACCTTTGCTTCCAGTGTTACTTTCTATTATTGAAACAATAAAATCATATACATATTCAACTGCAGCTTGCAAATATCCTGGTATTACTGCACCTTTTCTTATTCCAAGGAGCAAAAACAGTACCATTAATATCACCGAGATCATCATAAAAAGAGATGAGTTGGTAAAGTTTATGTCATACCCAAATAATTTTGGTAGTTCTATTATTGTATATACTTTAAATTGTTCTAGCGGATTTAACGCCATTTTGACCCTGTATACTTAAACTGCAGCAGTAAATAAAGTATAAATTTTATAGAATAAAGTCAAGAATTAATATAAGGAGCTCTGTATTATTATAGCATTAACATATTAACAAAATATACAATTAAAATGCAAATTATAGTCAGCTACCAATCTTATTCTAAATTCTTGACTTAACATCTTATTTTAACTATAATTTAATTTTAATATGAGGCAATTATGAACGAAATAGATTTTACTAATCCACCTTTAAATTTAGAACAGGAATGTGGTAACGGGTACATCAAGTTTACAGATTATTCTTCTAACTCAGACACTGGTCTTTTCCACATGGCAGGTGAAATGCTAAATGAAAGCCATGATGTTATAGGAAATTTCACTGGTGATGCTTACATTTATAATTTCCATATAGATGATCACAATATGAACATTCAACTCTGCATGGAAATGGACTGCAAAGGTGATATAAAGAAAATTCTTTCTTTGTAGAAAGAGTAGGCTTCTCTGTTGTTTCTTGCAATATAGAAGCCACTTATTACAACAAACTTTAAAAACATCACATTTTACATTACAATGAATTTTTGTTTCTTGTTAGATAAATGAAGTTCACATTATCTTGGTTATTAGAGTACTTAGAAACCAATGCTAATTTAGAGGAAATTACTGATAAATTAACTCACATAGGGTTGGAAGTAGAGAATGTGATCGACAATTCCAGATTGGCCGGGTTTGTTGTTGCAGAAGTATTAGAAGTTGCACCTCATCCAAATGCTGATAAATTAAAATTATGTAGAGTAAATGATGGAAGTAAAGTTCTGCAGATAGTCTGCGGAGCAAAAAATGTTAAAGAAGGCATGAAGACTGTACTTGCATCTCTTGGTAGCACATTGCCAGAAAGCAACTTTACAATTAAGCCTACAAAAATAAGAGGAGTGCTAAGTGAAGGGATGCTCTGCTCTGCCTCTGAGCTTTCGCTGACTCAAGATGAAAGTGAAGGAATAATCGAGCTTTCTGATGATTATAAAACAGGAGATAAATTTTTCAATTGCGATCCTGTAATTGACATAAACATCACTCCAAACCGTGGAGATTGCTTAGGTGTTTATGGAATAGCACGTGATCTAGCAGCAACTGGAATTGGAACGTTAAAGACTTTAACCATTCCACAACTTACCGCTTCTATGAACTCACTAATAAACGTCAAAGTCATCGATGGGGAGAGTTTTATTAGTGGAGCATATATCACTAATGTAAAAAATAAAGAGAGTCCAAAATGGCTAAAAGATAGTCTGGAATCGATAGGAATGCGCTCCATTTCTGCAATAGTTGATATTACTAATTACATTATGATATCTTTCGGGCGCCCGATGCACGCGTATGATGCAAAAAAAATAGAAGGAGAGCTCATAGTACGCAAAGCAAATGACGAAGAAAAATTTATTGGTTTAAATGATAAAGAGTACTTATTAAACAAAGACATAAGAGTTATTTCTGATAATAAAAATGTTCATGCAATTGCTGGAATTATGGGCAGTAAGTACAGTGAATGCACTCTTGAGACTACTGATATCTTTTTAGAGTCTGCTTGGTTTGACCCCATCTCTATCACTAAATCTTCAAGGCAGCTAGGCATCTCCACAGACTCAAGTTACAGATTTGCACGTTCAATTGACCCTGAATTTACCCTTGATGGACTCAATCTTGCAGCCAAAATGATTTTGGATTTATGTGGCGGAGAAGTGTCAAGTGTAGTGTCTGCTGGCAATCTGAACAAGGCTGATACCAAGATAAATTTCGATTATCAAGATGTAAACAAACTTGGAAGTGTATCTGCATCACCTGATGAAGTATTCAATATTTTAACAAAATTAGGGTTTAGTATCGATAAAAAAACCGAAGGTAATTGGAATATACAAGTACCAAGCTGGAGACCAGACATAAAAATACCTGCTGACCTAGTTGAAGAGGCAGTAAGAATATACGGCTATGATAAAATAAAGGAAGAGCAACTAGCAGAAGACGTTACAGTAGAAGAAGAGACACAAGATGATTTGCGCATTTTAATGACAAGCAGAGGATTTCATGAAGTGATAACTTGGTCTTTTATGAGTGAATCAATAGCTGAAAAGTTTGGTTACTTGAATAAGTTATTCATTATCGATAATCCATTTAATAATAACTTCAATATAATGAGGCCAAGTGTCATACCAAATTTGTTGCAAGTCACTGCAGATAATATTGCTCACGGGATATCTGATCTCGCAATTTTTGAAATTGGACCAATTTATAATGGTGAGGCTCAGTTTAAGTACGTTTTAAGTGGAATTAGATCAGGAAATAATTCGCCGAAAAACCACTATAACACTGATAGAAAAGTAGATATTTTTGATGCAAAGGCTGACCTCATAACAGCTTTGGAACTTTTTAATGTCAATTGTGATAATTTAGCAATAGAGAGAGCAGAAAAAGAATATTATCACCCAGGAAAATCAGGCTCCTTATCTTTTAGAAGTAAAATAGTTGGTTATTTTGGAGAATTGCATCCGAGTATATTGGATTTTTTTAACATCAAACAAAAAATTGTAGGCTTTGAGTTGATATTAGAAAATATCGAAAATTTACCTATAAGTAGAAAAAAATTTATCGATTATAAATATCAAAGTGTAAAACGCGACTTTGCATTTATTGTAAATAAAGATGTAGCAGCAGGCAGTATAATCAATATGGTGAAAAAAAGCTCAGAGCTCATCACAGAAGTTTTGATATTTGATGTATATCATGGAAACAATATAGAATCGAATAAGATGTCTATAGCATTTTCAGTTACTTTCTGCTCTCCAACTCACACTTTAACTGAAGAGGAAATCCAAAAAGAATCAAATATGATAGTCAACTTAGTGTGTGAAAATACTGAAGGAACTTTGAGAGCTCATTATTAAGCCGTAATCGCCGTTTCCTGATTTTGGTGTGTCGAGGATGTTCAAAAAAGTGTGTCAAACCGAATTTTTAATTCAACTCAATCTTTAATCTACTAGGGAAAAAAATATCGAGTTGAGATATAGATAATGCCCAATCATGTACAGGCATCGTCCATTTCTCTTCCACCTTTCTTATAGCACAATATACCAGCTTGTACAAGGCATTTATGCTGGTGAATGCGCCTTTGGTCTTGGTAAATTTCCTAATTTGCCTGTGTAGCCCCTCGATGAGATTAGTGGTATAAATTAGCCTTCTAACAGGACCTGAATACTTGAAGTAACCAGATAAACTTTCCCAATTGTTCTGCCAAGATTTTACAACTAATGGATACTTTTCGCCCCATTTTTCCTCCAGCTCAAGCAAATAATTTTCTGCAATTTCTTTACTTGTAGCGCGGTATATTTTTTTTAAATCATTCATGAAAACTTTTACATCTTTGCTTGATACGTATTTCAGAGAGTTCCGTATTTGATGCACTACACATAGCTGTACTTCCACATTAGGAAATACGCTATTTATAGCTGCAGGAAAGCTTTTTAGGCCATCGACACAAGCTATCAAAATGTCTTCTATTCCTCTCTCTTTCAAGTCATTTAATACGCCTAACCAGAAGCTAGCTCCCTCGCTTTCTGCTAAGTAAAAACCCAGTACTTCTTTTCTGCCATTTTGGTCTATTCCTAATATGTTATACATGCACTTACTTACACAGCGACCGTCTTCTTTTACCTTAAAAAACATCCCATCCATAAATACTATTGGATACACTGATTGCAGTGGACGGCTACGCCATTCATTGATTATAGGTAGTAATTTATCTGTAATTCCAGATATCTCTGCTGCAGATATTTTATGGTCATAAATTTCTTCCACATATGATGCTATATCTCTGTATCCCACACCACTTGCAAACATGTTCAAGACCTTTGTTTCAAGTTCTGGATGTAGGCTTGTTTGCCTTTTTTTCACTATCTGTGGTTCAAAACTTCCCTCTCTGTCTCTTGGTGTCAATAGTTCAAATGAACCTGCACTTGTTTTCAAAGTTTTTCCATTCCTTCCGTTTCTACGATTGTTTTCTTCGCTTTCAGTAGATAAATGATGTTCTATTTCACCCTCCAAGCTTGCTTCAAGTAGCCTTTTTACAAATGGCGTTAATGCACCATCTTTTCCCATTAATGGTCTACCTTCTCGTATAGACGACAAGATATTTGTTTCTAATTCTTTATAATCTACCAAACCAGTAGTTCTATCTGCTATTCTTTGACTCATGTCAAACCTCCATTTTTATCTCAATTATATTTTACTTCTCGGTTTGACACACTTTTTTGAACATCCCCGGTGTGTCACGTTTACTTCATCCAATTTATTCCCTATCTTGAATTCAATATCTTTGAAAAATCTATCCCACATTCCATGCAAATGCTCTTCTATTTGAGGCCACACATCATTTTTAAATGTTTCTCCATCATCAGAAAATAAATTACCAAAAAAAACTCCTACTTCCTCATAACTTGATTGAAAATGTTGAAGAAATGTTTCTACTTCCTTATGAGTATCATGTGCCACACTCAACGCTTTTCCTTCTGCGCTCTTATCCCCACGCATTGCAACGGCAAGACCTGTTTGAATATATCCCAAGCCTGTCCTAATAGCTTTTATAGGCTGCAGCCATGAACTCTTATCACTTTTTGGTACATTATTTACTATATTTTCCACCAACCTATTTATTAAAGGAGACAATAAATCTTGACAAAAATGTTTGATATTGTCTTTTGTCTTAATCACAGGACTTTTTATGCACTTTTCTGCCAAATAGTACTCAAGTTCTGCTCTCTCTAGTAACTTCTTAATTGCTTCTTCATCAAAAATTTCATGCTCGAATGCTTTAAGTAAATCATCTTCTATTATTGCAAACTTTATTTTTTCGCGAGATTCCAGTTCTTCTCTATAATCATTTTTTGTTTCTTCATTTATCAATAATCCTTTTTCTTCTAATTCTAACTGTTTTAATGCTTTCAGAATTTCTTGGTTATTTTTCAAGTGCTTCTGTATTAATTTCGTATTTGGATGCTTTTCTCCTTTTCTATTCCACTCATCTTCTAAGTACTTATTTAAGTCCTTATTCCCTTCTATTATTTTTCTTAATAGTATAGGTTGTTCAGGTCTTTTTAAGTATTTTTCAATTCTCACTCGATGTGAATTAATCTTTTCTACTAGATCTGGTGCCCCCCTTTCTAATAACTTACATGAATTCTCTATACCCTTTGCTTGACTTTTAAACAAATCTTGTGTTTTACGTTTCGTTATTTCTAAATACATCTTTGCTATAAAATCATTCACTTTACCTGAAGCTTCTTCTAAACTTTCCCCATTCAAAGGACCTTTTATCTCCTCTTCTAAATCTCGAAACTGGTCTATTAAGCTTAGCATGACTAATAGGCCTAACTCACCCTTTGCTTTTTTCATTACTGATTTTACTAGCCTTCGCTCAACTTCTTGATCACCATACTCGAACTTAAAAAGACCTTCTAATTTCCTTTTTAAATCATCGTTTGTTAAGTTGTTTTTTCCTTCATTATACACTGCTTTCAGCTTTTCATGTATCCCAGTATATCTTACTTGTCCTTGTTTTTTTAAATCTTTAATTATTTCTTTAGCATCATTCAGAACTTCCTCTGTTTTTCCAAGATCTGTATTCTTATAAACATCAATTATTGTTTTCCTAGTTATTTTCCCTTCTTGTATAAGTCGCTCCCATTCTGCTTTAAATACAGGAAGCTCACTATCGTCTAGGGCATTTGGCACTTTTGCTCCTGCTTCTTTTAGATCCTTTATTATCATCTCTTTCTCATTTGGTAATTCCTTACCTTGACTTTCTAACTTCTGCTTCACTAAAGTATTTTTTAGCTCATCTTCCAGCGAAAAATCTTCTCCCCGTCTATTCTGCTGAAACTTAATTGCTTGTATAAAGGCAACTTGATAAGCATTTTCTATTAAGTGAGTTGTCAACTTAGAACCTATACTACTCACCACTTTCAACCTGAATTCGTTCAATAATTCCTTCAATTTATCACGTGTAATCTCTTCTTTTTCTAGCTTCACCAGCTCTTCCATAGTTTTTGCAAATTCTTGAATTGAAGTTGCAATCACATTCTTAATTTCATTATGCAAGGGCTTAAGACCATTGTTTAAATTGATACTAGCTGATAATTTCAGTATGATATTATGCTCTAAACCCCGCTTCACACTAAACCATTTATCATTTCCATTTTCACATAAATCTCTAAGCAGTTGTTTAAATTGCGGTGGAAATTTTATTTCCATATCCCATGTAATGTTTGGTTCAGGAAACTCCGTTTCATGAAAAGATATCTCAATATTTTGGTGCTTATTAGAATATCGCCCCATACTTATTTTAAGAACAGCAACTAAAGAGTGAGATAACTCTCTATTTAAAAGATAAAAAGTAGCCAAAGCAATTGTTGCAGGAACAATTAAGGCTACAAGCACAGTCACATTAACAAAAATTGCTATTGCAGCAAGAGCACCGTATGCAAATCTTCTCGATACACTTGTTTCACTCTTTTTTGCCTTATCTTCCACTACACCTTCTTGTGTTTTGCTGCCTGCTTTAAATCTACTGTATATGACTAACCCCATTGCAACAAAAGCAATATAAGGAAGTATTAAAACTGACAGAGCTAAATTTAATACTTTTTTCTCCGGGCAAGCTCTGTTTATCTCTTTAAATATTCTACTTGATATATTATACCAGGAAGTAAAAAAGTCAGAGTTGTAATCTTTATAATGAAATATACTGAGTGGAACATTAAAAGCAGCTACCTGTTTAGTTAACCAATCTTGCTGACTTATAGCATCAAAAAATTCTTCTCCCTCTTCTGAATTAGCAAGACCTAAATCATTCTCTTCTTCTACATTAGAAACATCTTCCATAGCATCAAAAAACTCTTCTTCCTCTTCCAAAGCAACATTAAAAATAGATTCTACTTTACCTAAACCATCACTGTTGTTATTTAAATCAATAACTTCTCTATGACCATCTGCAACAACTTGATTCATATCACCACCCTACTTAAAGCAATTTAAGTATAGCATAAATATTACTAATTTTGCAACTTTATTAACTTAATACCAACTATCAAACCTTGGTATTCCTTAGAATAGAAATCGGCCTCGATCTCTTTATTAGTGTCCAAAGATAAGGCAAGGGTCTGCTCTTTTATATATTTATTCCATGTAGTTATTGCTTTCTTAATTTTTTCATCTTCTGTTTTGATTGTTACTCCTATTCTATCTGATATATGGAAATCAGCTTGTTTTCTAGTTTCTTGAATAAGCCTCACAACATCTCTTGCGAGTCCTTCTAGAATTAGTTCGTCATTGAGCTCAGTAGTCAGAACAACAATCCCTTTATTGTTATCAAATACAGAAGAATATTCACTATTTGCTTTTAATAATAGTTCATACTCACCTTTTTCTATAGTATAGCTCTCTGTTTCATCTCCCAGAAATATTTGCTCATTCTCAATTTGTCTCCACTTTTCTTCTTTGACATATTGAACTAGTTTCTTGATTTTATCTGCAACCTTCTTACCAAGTAGCGGAAAATTTAGTTTTAGCTCTAGTGACGCAACTTCTTTCAACTCACTTACTATTTCTAGTTCTTTTACATTCACCTCATCTCTTATTATCTCTTGATATTCATTTTTAAGGAAATCGCAGGAAGACCTATGATAAATGGTCATACTGCCAAGTGGCTGCCTGATGCGCATGTTAAACGTATTTCTGATGGATAATGCAGAGTTACATATCTCTCTTACCAAATCCATCTTGGCAATGAGTTCACTGTCATATCTATCTGATTGTGGAAAATCAGCCAAATGAACAGATGTTTCTTTGTACTTAAGCCCTTGCCATATAGTCTCTGTTATGAGTGGCAACAAAGGAGCTGCAGCTCGAAGCATGTAATAAAAAACTGTGTACAGAACATTATAAGCGTCGGTTTTATCTTGATCTAAGTCACTTTTCCAAAAACGCTCGCGACTGCGACGAATATACCAGTTATTTAGCACTTCAAAGAAATTCATCAGGGTTTTACAAGCCTCTTGGGAATTATAGTTGTTCATAGAAGCTTGTATACTTTCCACAGCTTCAAAACATTTGGAAATCATGTAGCGATCAATGGTACTCTGATAATCTTTACAAACCTCAGCTCTAATTCCATCTGCATTTGCATACATGGTAAAAAAGTGATAACTATTCCAAATAGGTTTTATTACGTCCTTCAGAATATCTCGTATCGATTTTCCTTCTTTGTCGAGTAGT
Proteins encoded:
- a CDS encoding F0F1 ATP synthase subunit A yields the protein MALNPLEQFKVYTIIELPKLFGYDINFTNSSLFMMISVILMVLFLLLGIRKGAVIPGYLQAAVEYVYDFIVSIIESNTGSKGLEHIPLIFTVFIFILSCNLVGVLPYSFTVTSHVIVTFALSMVVFTYITIVGFKERGVEFLRILLPKGTPSWLAPIIIIIKLFAYLVRPISLSIRLAANMIAGHTIIKVIAGFVVNMNIFFTPAPFLFIIALIGFEVFVAVLQAYIFTILTCVYLSDAVK
- the pheT gene encoding phenylalanine--tRNA ligase subunit beta, which produces MKFTLSWLLEYLETNANLEEITDKLTHIGLEVENVIDNSRLAGFVVAEVLEVAPHPNADKLKLCRVNDGSKVLQIVCGAKNVKEGMKTVLASLGSTLPESNFTIKPTKIRGVLSEGMLCSASELSLTQDESEGIIELSDDYKTGDKFFNCDPVIDINITPNRGDCLGVYGIARDLAATGIGTLKTLTIPQLTASMNSLINVKVIDGESFISGAYITNVKNKESPKWLKDSLESIGMRSISAIVDITNYIMISFGRPMHAYDAKKIEGELIVRKANDEEKFIGLNDKEYLLNKDIRVISDNKNVHAIAGIMGSKYSECTLETTDIFLESAWFDPISITKSSRQLGISTDSSYRFARSIDPEFTLDGLNLAAKMILDLCGGEVSSVVSAGNLNKADTKINFDYQDVNKLGSVSASPDEVFNILTKLGFSIDKKTEGNWNIQVPSWRPDIKIPADLVEEAVRIYGYDKIKEEQLAEDVTVEEETQDDLRILMTSRGFHEVITWSFMSESIAEKFGYLNKLFIIDNPFNNNFNIMRPSVIPNLLQVTADNIAHGISDLAIFEIGPIYNGEAQFKYVLSGIRSGNNSPKNHYNTDRKVDIFDAKADLITALELFNVNCDNLAIERAEKEYYHPGKSGSLSFRSKIVGYFGELHPSILDFFNIKQKIVGFELILENIENLPISRKKFIDYKYQSVKRDFAFIVNKDVAAGSIINMVKKSSELITEVLIFDVYHGNNIESNKMSIAFSVTFCSPTHTLTEEEIQKESNMIVNLVCENTEGTLRAHY
- a CDS encoding IS256 family transposase, with the translated sequence MSQRIADRTTGLVDYKELETNILSSIREGRPLMGKDGALTPFVKRLLEASLEGEIEHHLSTESEENNRRNGRNGKTLKTSAGSFELLTPRDREGSFEPQIVKKRQTSLHPELETKVLNMFASGVGYRDIASYVEEIYDHKISAAEISGITDKLLPIINEWRSRPLQSVYPIVFMDGMFFKVKEDGRCVSKCMYNILGIDQNGRKEVLGFYLAESEGASFWLGVLNDLKERGIEDILIACVDGLKSFPAAINSVFPNVEVQLCVVHQIRNSLKYVSSKDVKVFMNDLKKIYRATSKEIAENYLLELEEKWGEKYPLVVKSWQNNWESLSGYFKYSGPVRRLIYTTNLIEGLHRQIRKFTKTKGAFTSINALYKLVYCAIRKVEEKWTMPVHDWALSISQLDIFFPSRLKIELN